A single window of Providencia alcalifaciens DNA harbors:
- the ydiK gene encoding AI-2E family transporter YdiK has translation MEKSQKRLDLPKLVLGLLSIIFMIATCFWVLSPFILGFVWAGMMVIATWPILLRLQARLWNKRWLASLTMVLLIFLLFVIPTSILIGSIIQNSAPLIELAKSPTSITLPALEWLNQVPMVGEKLYYAWHSLVASGGNALLAKVQPYFGQAAGWFATQAVSASRFLFHLVLMLLFSGLLYYKGELVTIGVRHFAVRLAGIRGDAAVVLAAQSIRAVALGVVVTALIQAIVGGVGLALSGISYAAILTVLIFICCVAQLGPLLVMVPSVLWLFWTGDTTWAIILGVWAAVVATMDGVLRPWLIKMGADLPMVLILVGVIGGILSFGMIGLFIGPVVLAVSYSLLKAWMNEVAPPSENLDATEKFLEEEFLMKK, from the coding sequence ATGGAAAAATCGCAAAAACGTTTGGATTTACCCAAACTCGTCCTTGGACTGCTCTCCATTATCTTTATGATAGCGACCTGTTTTTGGGTCTTAAGCCCATTTATTTTAGGATTCGTATGGGCGGGGATGATGGTGATTGCTACTTGGCCAATTCTCTTACGACTACAAGCACGCCTTTGGAATAAGCGCTGGCTTGCTTCGCTGACCATGGTTCTACTGATCTTCCTTCTTTTTGTTATTCCAACCAGTATTTTGATTGGCAGCATTATTCAAAACAGTGCACCACTTATCGAATTGGCGAAGTCACCAACCAGTATCACCTTGCCGGCTTTAGAATGGCTGAATCAAGTGCCCATGGTCGGAGAAAAACTGTACTACGCTTGGCACAGCTTAGTGGCGAGTGGCGGTAACGCGTTATTAGCTAAAGTTCAACCTTATTTCGGTCAAGCCGCGGGATGGTTTGCAACGCAGGCCGTTAGTGCTAGCCGCTTCTTATTCCACCTCGTATTAATGCTACTGTTTAGTGGATTGCTCTATTATAAAGGTGAGCTGGTGACAATCGGTGTTCGTCACTTTGCCGTACGTCTTGCGGGCATCCGTGGTGATGCTGCAGTGGTACTTGCAGCACAATCTATTCGTGCAGTCGCGCTTGGCGTGGTTGTTACTGCGTTAATTCAAGCCATTGTAGGTGGCGTCGGTTTAGCGCTATCTGGTATTAGTTATGCTGCCATTTTAACGGTCTTGATTTTTATCTGCTGCGTCGCACAACTTGGCCCACTATTAGTCATGGTCCCTTCCGTTCTGTGGCTATTTTGGACGGGGGATACCACTTGGGCAATTATTCTCGGTGTCTGGGCTGCAGTTGTTGCCACGATGGATGGCGTGCTACGACCTTGGCTAATTAAGATGGGCGCAGATCTTCCTATGGTGCTTATTTTAGTGGGTGTTATCGGTGGTATCTTATCATTCGGTATGATTGGCTTATTCATTGGCCCTGTGGTATTAGCGGTTTCTTATAGCCTGCTCAAAGCATGGATGAATGAAGTGGCACCACCAAGTGAAAATTTAGATGCCACCGAAAAATTCCTTGAAGAAGAATTCTTAATGAAGAAATAA
- the ydiJ gene encoding D-2-hydroxyglutarate dehydrogenase YdiJ has protein sequence MIPRISEAPHLSQLAIQFLHELQQQGFTGDTGTSYAERLSMATDNSIYQLLPQAVIFPRSSADVQIITRLAGQDKYRELSFTPRGGGTGTNGQSLTEGIVVDMSRYMNRILEINPEQGWVKVEAGVIKDQLNQFLKPYGYFFSPELSTSNRATLGGMINTDASGQGSLVYGKTSDHVLGVKAMVLGGACLDTRAMPIELAQTIALEDSVEGRIYKTVLERCLVQRPLIEEKFPKLNRFLTGYDLRHVFNDDLTQFDLTRILTGSEGSLAFITEATLDITPLPKVRRLVNVKYDSFESALRNAPFMVQAQALSVETVDSKVLNLAKEDIVWHSVKSLITDVPNKEMLGLNIVEFSGDDEEEINRLTDSLCQRLDELMASHQAGVIGYQVCHDLADITRIYNMRKKAVGLLGNSKGAAKPIPFVEDTCVPPEHLADYIAEFRALLDSHKLNYGMFGHVDAGVLHVRPALDMCDPQQEILMKQISDEIVALTAKYGGLLWGEHGKGFRAQYSPEFFGEVLYSELRNIKAAFDPDNRLNPGKICPPAGIDAPMKQVDAAKRGTYDRQIPVQIRQEFRGAMDCNGNGLCFNFDVKSQMCPSMKISRQRVHSPKGRATLVREWLRLLAEQGVTPEQIEKGVKSESPSLRGLIEKTRNSWRAKQGDYDFSHEVKESMSGCLACKACSTQCPIKIDVPSFRAKFLALYHSRYLRPVRDHIVANVEASAPLMSKAPGVFNFFLRQTVVQKLSEHTIGMVDLPLFSQPTLKQELSGHAATSLTLEQLEGMSASQREKHVLVVQDPFTSYYDAKVVVDFVRLIEKLGYKPVLLPFSPNGKAQHIKGFLSRFAKTARKTSDFLNRVAKLQLPMVGVDPALVLCYRDEYHEILGEQQCQFTVMLAHEWLISLPEQTKNEGVDEQPWYLFGHCTESTALPNSTNQWATLFYRYGRKLTNVSVGCCGMAGTYGHEVANLENSKGIYNLSWKPAIEKLPLERCLSSGYSCRSQVKRMEKTAIKHPIQALLEIVS, from the coding sequence ATGATCCCGCGTATATCTGAAGCACCACATCTTAGTCAGCTAGCTATCCAATTTCTGCACGAGCTACAACAGCAAGGTTTTACTGGTGATACTGGCACCAGTTACGCTGAGCGCTTATCCATGGCCACTGACAACAGTATTTATCAACTGTTACCTCAAGCCGTCATCTTCCCGCGTTCCAGCGCTGACGTACAAATTATTACGCGCCTTGCAGGGCAAGACAAATACCGCGAATTAAGTTTCACACCACGCGGCGGGGGAACGGGCACCAATGGGCAATCGCTCACTGAAGGGATTGTGGTGGACATGTCCCGCTATATGAATCGAATTTTAGAAATCAACCCAGAACAGGGATGGGTAAAAGTTGAAGCTGGCGTGATCAAAGACCAACTTAACCAATTTCTAAAACCGTATGGCTACTTTTTCTCTCCAGAGCTATCTACAAGTAACCGTGCGACACTGGGCGGAATGATCAACACTGATGCCTCTGGACAGGGATCATTAGTGTATGGCAAAACGTCAGACCATGTTTTAGGTGTCAAAGCGATGGTTTTAGGGGGGGCTTGCCTCGATACTCGTGCTATGCCTATCGAACTCGCCCAAACGATTGCGTTGGAAGATTCAGTCGAAGGGCGTATCTATAAAACCGTACTTGAACGCTGCTTAGTGCAACGTCCGTTAATCGAAGAAAAATTTCCAAAACTAAACCGATTTTTAACGGGCTATGACTTACGCCATGTTTTTAATGATGACCTTACTCAGTTTGATTTAACGCGAATTTTAACGGGGTCTGAAGGATCACTGGCGTTTATTACGGAAGCCACACTGGATATCACGCCGCTACCGAAAGTGCGCCGTTTAGTGAACGTCAAATATGATTCATTTGAATCCGCGTTGCGTAACGCACCATTCATGGTGCAGGCGCAAGCGCTCTCGGTAGAAACTGTCGACTCGAAAGTTCTGAACCTCGCAAAAGAAGATATTGTTTGGCACTCTGTAAAATCGCTGATCACTGATGTGCCGAATAAAGAGATGCTTGGGCTGAATATTGTTGAGTTTAGTGGCGATGATGAAGAGGAAATTAATCGTTTGACTGATAGCTTATGCCAGCGGCTTGATGAATTGATGGCGAGCCATCAAGCGGGGGTGATTGGCTACCAAGTTTGCCATGATCTTGCTGATATTACCCGTATCTATAATATGCGTAAAAAAGCGGTGGGATTATTGGGCAACAGTAAAGGTGCTGCGAAACCCATCCCATTTGTTGAGGATACTTGCGTACCACCAGAACATCTAGCAGATTATATTGCGGAGTTCAGAGCGCTCTTGGATAGTCATAAACTGAATTACGGGATGTTTGGTCATGTGGATGCGGGTGTTTTACACGTTCGCCCAGCATTAGATATGTGCGACCCTCAGCAAGAAATATTAATGAAGCAAATTTCGGATGAGATTGTTGCTTTGACCGCAAAATATGGCGGGTTGCTGTGGGGGGAACACGGTAAAGGCTTCAGAGCACAATATAGCCCAGAATTCTTTGGTGAAGTTCTTTACAGTGAGCTGCGCAATATTAAGGCGGCATTTGACCCAGATAACCGATTGAACCCCGGAAAAATTTGTCCACCAGCGGGTATCGATGCCCCAATGAAACAAGTGGATGCAGCTAAACGCGGCACATATGATCGCCAAATTCCCGTTCAAATACGCCAAGAGTTCCGAGGAGCGATGGATTGTAACGGCAACGGGCTCTGTTTTAACTTTGATGTAAAAAGTCAAATGTGTCCATCGATGAAAATTAGCCGCCAGCGTGTGCATTCACCGAAAGGTCGTGCAACGTTAGTTCGTGAATGGCTACGTTTATTGGCGGAGCAGGGCGTCACACCAGAGCAAATTGAAAAGGGTGTGAAAAGCGAGTCTCCATCGTTACGTGGATTGATTGAAAAAACGCGTAACTCATGGCGGGCGAAGCAAGGGGATTATGATTTTTCCCATGAAGTGAAAGAGTCGATGTCTGGGTGTTTAGCCTGTAAGGCGTGCTCGACTCAATGCCCAATTAAAATTGATGTGCCGTCTTTCCGCGCAAAATTTCTTGCTCTGTACCATAGCCGTTACTTGCGACCTGTTCGTGACCATATTGTGGCGAATGTGGAAGCCAGCGCTCCGTTAATGTCAAAAGCGCCGGGCGTTTTTAACTTCTTCTTGCGTCAAACGGTGGTTCAGAAACTTAGCGAGCACACCATTGGTATGGTGGATTTACCGTTATTTTCTCAACCGACGCTGAAACAGGAATTATCAGGGCATGCAGCGACCTCCCTGACATTGGAACAGCTTGAAGGAATGTCCGCCAGCCAGCGTGAAAAGCATGTGCTCGTGGTGCAAGACCCATTCACCAGCTACTACGATGCAAAAGTGGTGGTGGATTTTGTTCGTCTGATTGAAAAGTTGGGCTATAAACCTGTGTTACTTCCATTCTCACCGAATGGCAAAGCACAGCATATCAAAGGTTTCTTAAGCCGTTTTGCGAAAACCGCACGTAAAACATCGGATTTTTTAAATCGCGTTGCTAAACTGCAATTACCGATGGTGGGTGTCGACCCTGCATTGGTGCTGTGTTATCGCGATGAGTACCACGAAATTTTAGGTGAGCAGCAATGCCAATTTACGGTAATGCTGGCTCATGAATGGCTAATTTCATTACCTGAACAAACTAAAAATGAGGGAGTGGATGAGCAGCCTTGGTATCTCTTTGGTCACTGCACTGAATCAACGGCATTACCCAATAGCACCAATCAATGGGCGACACTGTTTTACCGTTATGGACGCAAACTTACTAACGTGAGTGTTGGATGCTGTGGAATGGCTGGGACTTATGGTCATGAAGTGGCTAACCTTGAAAATTCAAAAGGTATTTACAACCTATCGTGGAAACCTGCGATAGAAAAACTGCCCCTAGAACGCTGCTTAAGTTCGGGATATTCTTGTCGTAGCCAAGTAAAACGAATGGAAAAAACGGCAATCAAACACCCAATTCAAGCCTTACTGGAGATTGTTTCATGA